In the genome of Ptychodera flava strain L36383 chromosome 13, AS_Pfla_20210202, whole genome shotgun sequence, one region contains:
- the LOC139147743 gene encoding sal-like protein 3 isoform X6 has translation MSRRKQAKPQHLGSDQDTSTLLENEVETPKEAETSNMEDVTMETTGDGDGSRNDEHNDNLQSEEESDEETGGDVHVCGRCRREFIVISDFLQHKKTCSKKRIVLIFDEDEHVSENDDGPNKLNGHIKRIKTDNDVKTNQDDGRINSSEISKSDKNEDVQESTNKDEAMDCTSPESMRDNHENTNDSTTSLPLTSSCVSLENLENTHVAVAQFPTMLPLPLPASSAQHSQNVASLQEQLYALQQQQYQQLHLIQHMQHQLLSLTTVAPMAHPPSVMTTTTAPPPPPPPSLPPTPHSALSPPTSVSTPSTPHSSENNPPTFSSLPAPPAPPPPPPPPPPLTHQQVPLPAVTSTHSTMQQPNQPKQQPQPQPHQQQPPQPQPVKTSQHQVLQGPPQLPPSCLSHTAPSSTILPPTSAFPFNQHPTPFEILQQTAMSSPNPLLPPTIQQMNVNMVPMHRKGKPPNVAVYDPKIRDDDPFFKHKCRFCHKVFGSDSALQIHVRSHTGERPFKCNICGNRFSTKGNLKVHFQRHQTKYPHIQMDGRPHPQTPPDMSSRKAFTFPGYHLPIPTIPSDIAKLPVSLPEHGTSPSLPVTSPSLPSNATNPSMPSPSTGESASLSNNTAENKESIPGEEDDYSENTETGNGETMKTEMTSSEDEFSVGDKGETEMNDTNQMTTSAEAPKSPADETTKPFWTSSPSRPLSDAGSVTTVVSAMSIPQMSVPNIPKSDPAITSQSLLPKTTITSPFSSILDNNVKTSETSKLQQLVENIEQKLTDPNQCVICHRILSCKSALQMHYRTHTGERPYKCKLCTRAFTTKGNLKTHYGVHRAKPPMRVFHKCPVCHKQFTNALVLQQHIRMHTGDMPHHIPPEVYTTPEMHQMHDFDQMMEESMEAAESEEHARAGIEERVERAMSADGLAEESESINNEMASKGSPISLRDEGAQAEESTSVASPTAASTASLSTHHNSVASPVATGAASLNALENQVRSIASVITRPPVGGVKSVDSIANALHHNATSVVSSNKSRSMASPHTSYSVDSPTTTNSPTSSFNMEPATSESGSLSPGLKNDELSDTPLQIDESYANENGALDLSSKPTESSNPSPMSSSSHPLNTSAPASPHGIPLSPSDGMVRLPTYTRRGASNTTCNVCGKVFACASALEIHYRSHTKERPFLCDICDKGFSTRGNLKQHMLTHKIRDLPSQIFDTNIAASAIYNISNGNGRVPMPPQNNRAIENIQPKPRHQCASCGKQFQSDSALQIHTRTHTGEKPYQCNVCSRSFTTKGNLKVHMGTHMWNGGATRRGRRMTIEPPMILSPKEGEIFRSDFLGRRPMDGTFFQYPTLTNGIPMKPNEISVIQNHSPMLAHAHIPETSMAEFIKKENLMYEMKNEGAAIKVSENARQ, from the exons aagtaGAGACTCCCAAAGAAG CTGAAACATCAAATATGGAAG atgttaccatggaaacaacaGGAGATGGAGATG GTTCTAGAAACGACGAACACAATGATAACCTACAGAGTGAAGAAGAAAGTGACGAAGAGACCGGCGGTGATGTCCATGTATGCGGCAGATGTCGCAGGGAGTTCATCGTCATCTCTGATTTCCTCCAACACAAAAAGACATGCTCCAAGAAGCGTATTGTACTGATCTTCGATGAAGACGAACACGTCAGCGAAAACGATGACGGCCCAAATAAACTTAACGGTCATATCAAACGGATCAAGACTGACAACGATGTAAAAACTAATCAAGACGACGGAAGGATCAATTCTTCTGAAATTAGCAAATCTGATAAGAATGAAGATGTTCAAGAATCGACCAATAAGGATGAAGCTATGGACTGTACAAGCCCAGAATCCATGAGAGATAATCACGAAAATACAAATGATAGCACAACAAGTCTACCTCTTACTAGTAGCTGCGTCTCATTGGAGAATCTTGAGAACACGCATGTTGCAGTGGCCCAGTTTCCAACGATGCTACCACTGCCATTGCCAGCATCAAGTGCACAGCATTCCCAGAATGTTGCCTCCCTCCAAGAGCAGTTGTATGCCTTGCAGCAGCAGCAGTACCAGCAGCTCCACCTTATCCAACATATGCAGCACCAGTTGCTGAGCCTCACGACGGTGGCACCGATGGCGCATCCACCCTCAGttatgacaacaacaacagcaccgccgccaccaccaccaccatcattaCCTCCAACACCTCATTCAGCTCTGTCGCCCCCTACCAGCGTTAGTACTCCATCTACTCCACACAGCTCCGAAAATAATCCTCCGACATTTTCCTCGCTTCCGGCTCCACCTGCTCCGCCACCTCCTCCTCCTCCGCCACCACCATTGACTCATCAGCAGGTGCCATTACCAGCTGTTACTTCCACTCACAGCACCATGCAGCAGCCGAACCAACCGAAGCAGCAGCCGCAGCCGCAGCCACATCAGCAGCAGCCACCACAACCACAGCCTGTCAAGACCAGCCAACATCAGGTATTACAAGGTCCACCACAGCTACCACCATCCTGTCTGAGCCACACGGCGCCAAGTTCAACCATCCTACCGCCCACCAGTGCATTCCCATTCAATCAGCATCCTACACCATTTGAAATCCTGCAGCAGACAGCGATGTCGTCGCCCAATCCACTGCTACCACCAACCATCCAGCAGATGAACGTCAACATGGTACCAATGCACCGTAAGGGCAAGCCACCAAACGTTGCTGTGTATGACCCTAAAATCCGTGATGATGATCCATTCTTCAAGCACAAGTGTCGGTTCTGCCACAAGGTGTTCGGAAGCGACAGCGCTCTCCAGATCCACGTCAGATCCCATACAGGGGAACGGCCGTTTAAATGCAACATCTGTGGCAACCGCTTCTCCACCAAGGGCAACTTGAAGGTTCACTTCCAGCGCCATCAGACAAAGTACCCTCACATACAGATGGATGGCCGACCACATCCTCAGACACCACCAGACATGAGCAGCAGGAAGGCTTTCACCTTCCCAGGGTATCACCTACCAATCCCTACCATACCGAGCGATATTGCTAAACTGCCCGTGTCTCTACCAGAGCATGGTACCTCACCAAGTCTGCCGGTGACCTCTCCATCCTTGCCCAGCAACGCTACCAATCCATCGATGCCATCGCCATCCACTGGAGAGTCAGCCTCACTCTCGAACAACACCGCTGAGAACAAAGAATCCATCCCCGGCGAGGAAGATGACTACTCTGAAAACACAGAGACAGGCAATGGCGAGACAATGAAGACAGAGATGACCTCCAGTGAAGATGAGTTCAGCGTCGGAGATAAAGGAGAGACCGAGATGAACGACACAAATCAAATGACTACCTCAGCTGAAGCACCCAAAAGTCCAGCAGATGAAACCACCAAGCCTTTCTGGACAAGTTCACCTTCACGGCCCCTAAGTGATGCAGGATCGGTTACAACCGTAGTGTCAGCGATGTCCATCCCTCAAATGTCTGTACCaaacattccaaaatcagatccAGCCATAACTAGTCAATCTTTACTTCCGAAGACAACCATTACCTCACCATTCTCGTCCATCTTGGATAATAACGTCAAGACTTCGGAGACTTCCAAACTGCAGCAGCTAGTGGAGAATATAGAGCAGAAGTTGACAGACCCGAACCAGTGTGTTATATGCCACCGCATCCTCAGCTGTAAGAGCGCCCTCCAGATGCACTATCGCACACACACAGGCGAGCGTCCCTACAAGTGCAAACTGTGCACCCGCGCTTTCACCACTAAGGGAAACTTGAAGACCCACTATGGAGTGCACCGAGCCAAGCCACCAATGAGAGTCTTCCACAAATGCCCGGTCTGCCACAAGCAGTTCACCAACGCCCTGGTCTTGCAGCAGCACATCCGGATGCACACTGGGGACATGCCGCACCACATTCCCCCTGAAGTTTACACGACTCCCGAGATGCACCAGATGCACGATTTCGACCAGATGATGGAAGAGAGTATGGAAGCTGCTGAGAGTGAAGAGCACGCCAGAGCAGGCATTGAGGAGAGAGTCGAGAGAGCCATGAGCGCTGATGGCTTGGCTGAAGAATCTGAATCCATCAACAATGAAATGGCCAGCAAAGGAAGCCCAATATCATTGAGAGATGAAGGTGCGCAAGCTGAAGAGTCCACTTCAGTTGCCTCTCCCACTGCTGCCAGCACTGCTTCCCTGAGTACTCATCACAATTCCGTCGCATCCCCTGTCGCGACCGGTGCAGCATCACTGAATGCGCTTGAAAACCAGGTACGCAGCATTGCCAGTGTGATTACCCGACCACCAGTAGGCGGCGTAAAGAGCGTCGACTCCATAGCCAATGCATTGCATCACAATGCCACATCAGTGGTTTCCAGTAACAAGTCGAGAAGCATGGCAAGTCCACACACCAGTTACAGCGTAGACTCCCCAACCACCACAAACTCTCCAACCAGCAGTTTCAACATGGAGCCAGCTACCTCAGAGTCGGGTTCTCTCAGCCCAGGATTGAAGAATGATGAGCTAAGTGATACACCACTGCAGATTGACGAGTCTTATGCTAACGAAAATGGTGCCCTTGATCTGAGTTCCAAACCAACCGAGAGTAGTAATCCAAGTCCCATGTCATCGTCTTCACACCCTCTCAATACTTCTGCACCAGCCTCACCCCATGGTATCCCACTGTCTCCATCGGATGGAATGGTTAGACTGCCAACCTACACTAGGCGTGGTGCATCCAACACAACGTGCAACGTATGTGGCAAAGTCTTTGCCTGTGCGAGTGCCCTTGAGATCCACTACAGAAGCCATACCAAGGAAAGGCCTTTCTTGTGCGACATCTGTGACAAGGGCTTCTCAACCAGGGGCAACCTGAAGCAGCACATGCTCACCCACAAAATCCGTGACTTGCCGTCACAGATATTCGACACCAATATTGCGGCTAGTGCGATCTACAATATCAGCAATGGAAATGGGAGGGTACCAATGCCTCCACAAAACAACCGGGCCATTGAGAATATCCAACCAAAACCAAGGCACCAGTGCGCCTCTTGTGGTAAGCAGTTCCAGTCTGACAGCGCCCTACAGATCCACACCCGCACCCATACTGGTGAGAAGCCCTACCAGTGCAACGTGTGCAGCCGTTCATTCACCACCAAGGGTAACCTCAAGGTGCACATGGGCACCCACATGTGGAACGGAGGGGCCACACGCCGTGGTCGCCGAATGACCATCGAGCCACCTATGATTCTGAGTCCGAAGGAAGGAGAAATCTTCAGGAGCGACTTCCTCGGCCGTCGACCCATGGATGGCACTTTCTTCCAGTATCCCACCCTGACCAATGGCATTCCGATGAAACCCAACGAGATCTCGGTGATACAGAATCACAGTCCGATGCTGGCCCATGCACACATTCCAGAAACCAGTATGGCAGAGTTCATCAAGAAAGAAAATCTGATGTACGAGATGAAGAACGAGGGCGCCGCAATCAAAGTCTCCGAAAATGCTCGTCAGTAG
- the LOC139147743 gene encoding sal-like protein 3 isoform X14 — MTFEAGVDHPGEVETPKEAETSNMEGSRNDEHNDNLQSEEESDEETGGDVHVCGRCRREFIVISDFLQHKKTCSKKRIVLIFDEDEHVSENDDGPNKLNGHIKRIKTDNDVKTNQDDGRINSSEISKSDKNEDVQESTNKDEAMDCTSPESMRDNHENTNDSTTSLPLTSSCVSLENLENTHVAVAQFPTMLPLPLPASSAQHSQNVASLQEQLYALQQQQYQQLHLIQHMQHQLLSLTTVAPMAHPPSVMTTTTAPPPPPPPSLPPTPHSALSPPTSVSTPSTPHSSENNPPTFSSLPAPPAPPPPPPPPPPLTHQQVPLPAVTSTHSTMQQPNQPKQQPQPQPHQQQPPQPQPVKTSQHQVLQGPPQLPPSCLSHTAPSSTILPPTSAFPFNQHPTPFEILQQTAMSSPNPLLPPTIQQMNVNMVPMHRKGKPPNVAVYDPKIRDDDPFFKHKCRFCHKVFGSDSALQIHVRSHTGERPFKCNICGNRFSTKGNLKVHFQRHQTKYPHIQMDGRPHPQTPPDMSSRKAFTFPGYHLPIPTIPSDIAKLPVSLPEHGTSPSLPVTSPSLPSNATNPSMPSPSTGESASLSNNTAENKESIPGEEDDYSENTETGNGETMKTEMTSSEDEFSVGDKGETEMNDTNQMTTSAEAPKSPADETTKPFWTSSPSRPLSDAGSVTTVVSAMSIPQMSVPNIPKSDPAITSQSLLPKTTITSPFSSILDNNVKTSETSKLQQLVENIEQKLTDPNQCVICHRILSCKSALQMHYRTHTGERPYKCKLCTRAFTTKGNLKTHYGVHRAKPPMRVFHKCPVCHKQFTNALVLQQHIRMHTGDMPHHIPPEVYTTPEMHQMHDFDQMMEESMEAAESEEHARAGIEERVERAMSADGLAEESESINNEMASKGSPISLRDEGAQAEESTSVASPTAASTASLSTHHNSVASPVATGAASLNALENQVRSIASVITRPPVGGVKSVDSIANALHHNATSVVSSNKSRSMASPHTSYSVDSPTTTNSPTSSFNMEPATSESGSLSPGLKNDELSDTPLQIDESYANENGALDLSSKPTESSNPSPMSSSSHPLNTSAPASPHGIPLSPSDGMVRLPTYTRRGASNTTCNVCGKVFACASALEIHYRSHTKERPFLCDICDKGFSTRGNLKQHMLTHKIRDLPSQIFDTNIAASAIYNISNGNGRVPMPPQNNRAIENIQPKPRHQCASCGKQFQSDSALQIHTRTHTGEKPYQCNVCSRSFTTKGNLKVHMGTHMWNGGATRRGRRMTIEPPMILSPKEGEIFRSDFLGRRPMDGTFFQYPTLTNGIPMKPNEISVIQNHSPMLAHAHIPETSMAEFIKKENLMYEMKNEGAAIKVSENARQ; from the exons ATGACTTTTGAAGCAG GAGTTGATCATCCTGGAG aagtaGAGACTCCCAAAGAAG CTGAAACATCAAATATGGAAG GTTCTAGAAACGACGAACACAATGATAACCTACAGAGTGAAGAAGAAAGTGACGAAGAGACCGGCGGTGATGTCCATGTATGCGGCAGATGTCGCAGGGAGTTCATCGTCATCTCTGATTTCCTCCAACACAAAAAGACATGCTCCAAGAAGCGTATTGTACTGATCTTCGATGAAGACGAACACGTCAGCGAAAACGATGACGGCCCAAATAAACTTAACGGTCATATCAAACGGATCAAGACTGACAACGATGTAAAAACTAATCAAGACGACGGAAGGATCAATTCTTCTGAAATTAGCAAATCTGATAAGAATGAAGATGTTCAAGAATCGACCAATAAGGATGAAGCTATGGACTGTACAAGCCCAGAATCCATGAGAGATAATCACGAAAATACAAATGATAGCACAACAAGTCTACCTCTTACTAGTAGCTGCGTCTCATTGGAGAATCTTGAGAACACGCATGTTGCAGTGGCCCAGTTTCCAACGATGCTACCACTGCCATTGCCAGCATCAAGTGCACAGCATTCCCAGAATGTTGCCTCCCTCCAAGAGCAGTTGTATGCCTTGCAGCAGCAGCAGTACCAGCAGCTCCACCTTATCCAACATATGCAGCACCAGTTGCTGAGCCTCACGACGGTGGCACCGATGGCGCATCCACCCTCAGttatgacaacaacaacagcaccgccgccaccaccaccaccatcattaCCTCCAACACCTCATTCAGCTCTGTCGCCCCCTACCAGCGTTAGTACTCCATCTACTCCACACAGCTCCGAAAATAATCCTCCGACATTTTCCTCGCTTCCGGCTCCACCTGCTCCGCCACCTCCTCCTCCTCCGCCACCACCATTGACTCATCAGCAGGTGCCATTACCAGCTGTTACTTCCACTCACAGCACCATGCAGCAGCCGAACCAACCGAAGCAGCAGCCGCAGCCGCAGCCACATCAGCAGCAGCCACCACAACCACAGCCTGTCAAGACCAGCCAACATCAGGTATTACAAGGTCCACCACAGCTACCACCATCCTGTCTGAGCCACACGGCGCCAAGTTCAACCATCCTACCGCCCACCAGTGCATTCCCATTCAATCAGCATCCTACACCATTTGAAATCCTGCAGCAGACAGCGATGTCGTCGCCCAATCCACTGCTACCACCAACCATCCAGCAGATGAACGTCAACATGGTACCAATGCACCGTAAGGGCAAGCCACCAAACGTTGCTGTGTATGACCCTAAAATCCGTGATGATGATCCATTCTTCAAGCACAAGTGTCGGTTCTGCCACAAGGTGTTCGGAAGCGACAGCGCTCTCCAGATCCACGTCAGATCCCATACAGGGGAACGGCCGTTTAAATGCAACATCTGTGGCAACCGCTTCTCCACCAAGGGCAACTTGAAGGTTCACTTCCAGCGCCATCAGACAAAGTACCCTCACATACAGATGGATGGCCGACCACATCCTCAGACACCACCAGACATGAGCAGCAGGAAGGCTTTCACCTTCCCAGGGTATCACCTACCAATCCCTACCATACCGAGCGATATTGCTAAACTGCCCGTGTCTCTACCAGAGCATGGTACCTCACCAAGTCTGCCGGTGACCTCTCCATCCTTGCCCAGCAACGCTACCAATCCATCGATGCCATCGCCATCCACTGGAGAGTCAGCCTCACTCTCGAACAACACCGCTGAGAACAAAGAATCCATCCCCGGCGAGGAAGATGACTACTCTGAAAACACAGAGACAGGCAATGGCGAGACAATGAAGACAGAGATGACCTCCAGTGAAGATGAGTTCAGCGTCGGAGATAAAGGAGAGACCGAGATGAACGACACAAATCAAATGACTACCTCAGCTGAAGCACCCAAAAGTCCAGCAGATGAAACCACCAAGCCTTTCTGGACAAGTTCACCTTCACGGCCCCTAAGTGATGCAGGATCGGTTACAACCGTAGTGTCAGCGATGTCCATCCCTCAAATGTCTGTACCaaacattccaaaatcagatccAGCCATAACTAGTCAATCTTTACTTCCGAAGACAACCATTACCTCACCATTCTCGTCCATCTTGGATAATAACGTCAAGACTTCGGAGACTTCCAAACTGCAGCAGCTAGTGGAGAATATAGAGCAGAAGTTGACAGACCCGAACCAGTGTGTTATATGCCACCGCATCCTCAGCTGTAAGAGCGCCCTCCAGATGCACTATCGCACACACACAGGCGAGCGTCCCTACAAGTGCAAACTGTGCACCCGCGCTTTCACCACTAAGGGAAACTTGAAGACCCACTATGGAGTGCACCGAGCCAAGCCACCAATGAGAGTCTTCCACAAATGCCCGGTCTGCCACAAGCAGTTCACCAACGCCCTGGTCTTGCAGCAGCACATCCGGATGCACACTGGGGACATGCCGCACCACATTCCCCCTGAAGTTTACACGACTCCCGAGATGCACCAGATGCACGATTTCGACCAGATGATGGAAGAGAGTATGGAAGCTGCTGAGAGTGAAGAGCACGCCAGAGCAGGCATTGAGGAGAGAGTCGAGAGAGCCATGAGCGCTGATGGCTTGGCTGAAGAATCTGAATCCATCAACAATGAAATGGCCAGCAAAGGAAGCCCAATATCATTGAGAGATGAAGGTGCGCAAGCTGAAGAGTCCACTTCAGTTGCCTCTCCCACTGCTGCCAGCACTGCTTCCCTGAGTACTCATCACAATTCCGTCGCATCCCCTGTCGCGACCGGTGCAGCATCACTGAATGCGCTTGAAAACCAGGTACGCAGCATTGCCAGTGTGATTACCCGACCACCAGTAGGCGGCGTAAAGAGCGTCGACTCCATAGCCAATGCATTGCATCACAATGCCACATCAGTGGTTTCCAGTAACAAGTCGAGAAGCATGGCAAGTCCACACACCAGTTACAGCGTAGACTCCCCAACCACCACAAACTCTCCAACCAGCAGTTTCAACATGGAGCCAGCTACCTCAGAGTCGGGTTCTCTCAGCCCAGGATTGAAGAATGATGAGCTAAGTGATACACCACTGCAGATTGACGAGTCTTATGCTAACGAAAATGGTGCCCTTGATCTGAGTTCCAAACCAACCGAGAGTAGTAATCCAAGTCCCATGTCATCGTCTTCACACCCTCTCAATACTTCTGCACCAGCCTCACCCCATGGTATCCCACTGTCTCCATCGGATGGAATGGTTAGACTGCCAACCTACACTAGGCGTGGTGCATCCAACACAACGTGCAACGTATGTGGCAAAGTCTTTGCCTGTGCGAGTGCCCTTGAGATCCACTACAGAAGCCATACCAAGGAAAGGCCTTTCTTGTGCGACATCTGTGACAAGGGCTTCTCAACCAGGGGCAACCTGAAGCAGCACATGCTCACCCACAAAATCCGTGACTTGCCGTCACAGATATTCGACACCAATATTGCGGCTAGTGCGATCTACAATATCAGCAATGGAAATGGGAGGGTACCAATGCCTCCACAAAACAACCGGGCCATTGAGAATATCCAACCAAAACCAAGGCACCAGTGCGCCTCTTGTGGTAAGCAGTTCCAGTCTGACAGCGCCCTACAGATCCACACCCGCACCCATACTGGTGAGAAGCCCTACCAGTGCAACGTGTGCAGCCGTTCATTCACCACCAAGGGTAACCTCAAGGTGCACATGGGCACCCACATGTGGAACGGAGGGGCCACACGCCGTGGTCGCCGAATGACCATCGAGCCACCTATGATTCTGAGTCCGAAGGAAGGAGAAATCTTCAGGAGCGACTTCCTCGGCCGTCGACCCATGGATGGCACTTTCTTCCAGTATCCCACCCTGACCAATGGCATTCCGATGAAACCCAACGAGATCTCGGTGATACAGAATCACAGTCCGATGCTGGCCCATGCACACATTCCAGAAACCAGTATGGCAGAGTTCATCAAGAAAGAAAATCTGATGTACGAGATGAAGAACGAGGGCGCCGCAATCAAAGTCTCCGAAAATGCTCGTCAGTAG